Proteins from a single region of Pangasianodon hypophthalmus isolate fPanHyp1 chromosome 7, fPanHyp1.pri, whole genome shotgun sequence:
- the fgfbp1a gene encoding fibroblast growth factor-binding protein 1: MAHLKGITLILICICIMQHFLQANAQAKKGRGRQKQHNLSPKPTIPLRNHKKSGSKDANDDGTLVKGRIENKDGTQCTWAATESGVEGDGAFVLSITCKNGTEKSLQCEYTAKPRLCPKYTSSVDEFWKQISRSLKKQKKLCRDSKALLKARMCRKAPRDAHFALKTTPKVHPTPERKNKPCPNLTNRQKLAEEYCSSSWSSVCTFFFAMVETEDC, from the coding sequence ATGGCACACCTAAAAGGCATCACCCTGATTCTGATCTGCATCTGCATTATGCAGCACTTCCTACAGGCGAATGCTCAGGCGAAGAAGGGAAGAGGAAGGCAAAAGCAGCACAACCTGTCTCCAAAGCCAACAATACCTCTGCGTAATCATAAGAAGAGTGGCTCGAAAGATGCAAATGACGACGGCACGTTAGTCAAAGGCAGGATTGAGAATAAAGATGGGACGCAGTGCACATGGGCAGCCACAGAAAGCGGTGTTGAGGGTGATGGTGCATTTGTCTTGAGCATCACCTGCAAAAACGGCACTGAAAAGAGTCTCCAGTGCGAGTACACAGCTAAACCCAGGTTGTGTCCTAAGTACACATCCAGTGTTGATGAATTCTGGAAGCAGATCAGCCGCTCGCTCAAGAAGCAGAAGAAGTTATGCCGTGATTCCAAAGCTCTGCTGAAGGCCAGAATGTGCAGAAAAGCACCTAGGGATGCacactttgctctcaaaaccACGCCAAAGGTCCATCCGACACCTGAGAGGAAGAACAAGCCGTGCCCAAACCTTACTAATAGACAAAAATTGGCTGAAGAATATTGCAGCAGCTCCTGGTCTTCAGTCTGTACCTTCTTCTTTGCTATGGTTGAGACTGAAGATTGCTGA
- the anxa5a gene encoding annexin A5a, whose amino-acid sequence MAYRGSVRPFVHFNAKQDADILRKAMKGIGTDEDTILMLLPARNNDQRQEIKAAYKKAHGKDLVKDLKSELGGKLEDLIMALMSPPRVYDADQLHKAIKGAGTDDKVLIEILASRTPEQIKEIIKIYKKEHGGKLEKDIMGDTSGHYQRLLVMLVQGEREQGVDESRVEKDAKELFAAGAKKVGTDEEKFIHILGNRSIEHLRQVFDVYKRIAGCDIEESICGEFTGNLEALLLAVVKCVKSVPGYFAYSLRDSMRRAGTDDETLIRIMVSRSEEDMLDIRAEYKKMYGESLYRTIQADTDGDYGKALLYLCGGDD is encoded by the exons ATG GCTTACAGAGGCAGTGTGAGACCCTTTGTGCACTTCAACGCCAAGCAGGATGCTGATATCTTACGAAAAGCCATGAAAGGGATCG GCACTGATGAAGACACCATCCTCATGCTCTTACCTGCTCGGAACAATGACCAGAGACAAGAGATCAAGGCAGCTTATAAGAAAGCACATGGCAAA gaCCTGGTGAAAGACCTGAAGTCTGAGCTGGGAGGGAAGTTAGAGGACCTAATCATGGCTCTGATGTCTCCTCCTCGTGTGTATGATGCAGATCAGCTCCATAAGGCCATCAAG GGAGCAGGTACTGATGATAAAGTTCTGATTGAGATCTTGGCTTCCAGAACCCCTGAGCAGATAAAGGAGATCATCAAGATATACAAGAAAG AGCATGGAGGCAAGCTGGAGAAGGACATCATGGGAGATACGTCTGGACACTACCAGAGGTTGCTGGTTATGCTTGTACAG ggagagagggagcagggagtGGATGAAAGCCGAGTGGAGAAAGACGCCAAG GAATTGTTTGCCGCTGGTGCGAAGAAAGTTGGCACAGATGAAGAAAAGTTCATCCATATCCTGGGCAACAGGAGCATCGAGCACCTGAGGCAAG TGTTCGATGTGTATAAGCGGATAGCTGGCTGTGACATTGAAGAGAGTATTTGTGGGGAGTTTACTGGCAACCTTGAAGCACTGCTCCTAGCAGTGG tgaaatgtgtgaaaagtGTCCCGGGATATTTTGCTTACTCCCTACGTGACTCTATGAGG CGTGCCGGCACTGATGACGAGACTCTGATTAGGATCATGGTGTCCAGGAGTGAGGAGGACATGCTGGACATCCGAGCCGAATACAAGAAGATGTATGGAGAATCACTGTACCGTACCATACAGGCAG ACACTGATGGCGATTATGGAAAGGCTCTGCTCTACCTGTGTGGTGGAGATGATTAA